Proteins co-encoded in one Hymenobacter swuensis DY53 genomic window:
- a CDS encoding DUF3089 domain-containing protein — protein MRLRFFYLLILGVLPLSACLKVLKPAQDFAVSPVPEAPDYRMEDNWAALPDRRDSADVVPRNTLLHDNQRNAPADVFFIHPTTYYWRKQWNASLTDERLNRFTDESVIRGQATAFNNTARVYAPRYRQATLYSFFDEEDTSGKAALDLAYMDVKAAFQYYLDNYNHGRPIIIASHSQGTVHATQLLQDFFETSPSLRRQLVAAYLIGFNVKSDDFQHLRPCEDSTQTGCYMAWNTVAWGTAAKAFEKGVAVNPLTWTRDTVTAPARLNLGGVPHDFNRLDKRIVDAKVTNGLVWVHPPQPKGYPRFLLPGHPELRNSFHIADYALFYGNIRQNAAARVRAYRMLLNGQ, from the coding sequence ATGCGCCTCCGTTTTTTCTATCTGCTTATCCTGGGAGTTTTGCCGCTGAGTGCCTGCCTGAAAGTACTCAAACCAGCGCAGGACTTTGCCGTTTCCCCGGTTCCCGAGGCCCCTGACTACCGCATGGAGGACAACTGGGCCGCTCTGCCCGACCGGCGCGACTCTGCCGATGTGGTGCCCCGCAACACGCTGCTGCATGACAACCAGCGCAACGCCCCGGCCGATGTTTTCTTTATTCACCCCACTACTTACTACTGGCGCAAGCAGTGGAATGCCAGCCTTACCGATGAGCGGCTCAACCGCTTCACCGATGAATCGGTGATTCGGGGGCAGGCCACAGCTTTCAACAATACGGCGCGGGTGTATGCACCCCGATACCGGCAGGCCACACTATACTCGTTTTTTGATGAGGAAGATACCAGTGGCAAAGCAGCCCTGGACTTGGCATATATGGATGTGAAGGCCGCTTTCCAGTACTATCTCGATAATTATAACCACGGCCGCCCAATCATCATTGCCAGCCACAGCCAGGGAACCGTGCATGCCACCCAGCTCCTGCAGGATTTCTTTGAAACCAGCCCCAGTCTGCGCCGACAACTGGTGGCCGCGTATCTCATTGGCTTCAATGTAAAGTCCGACGACTTTCAGCACCTTCGTCCATGTGAGGATTCTACCCAAACGGGCTGCTACATGGCCTGGAACACGGTAGCCTGGGGAACTGCCGCCAAGGCGTTTGAAAAGGGTGTCGCCGTCAATCCGCTTACCTGGACGCGCGACACTGTTACGGCTCCGGCCCGCCTGAACCTGGGCGGTGTCCCGCACGATTTTAATCGGCTGGATAAGCGCATAGTGGATGCCAAGGTAACAAATGGCCTCGTGTGGGTGCACCCGCCGCAGCCCAAAGGCTACCCCCGCTTCCTGCTACCCGGCCATCCCGAACTGCGCAACTCCTTCCACATCGCCGATTACGCGTTGTTCTACGGCAACATCCGCCAGAATGCCGCCGCCCGCGTGCGTGCCTACCGCATGCTGCTGAACGGGCAGTAG
- a CDS encoding YeiH family protein: MKATLPPPTHHAAASLRQHHLPAAKAFHQLLLSRIGFVLILVFCLTPWASPPLALALGLWLAQTLGNPFPAFTKQYTAKLLQFSVIGLGFGMNAHAAVEAGREGILFTVCSIFGTLLLGYVVGRWLKLGRHVTHLISCGTAICGGSAIAAVGPVLRARDEEMSVALATVFVLNAIALFAFPPIGHALSLTQQQFGLWCAIAIHDTSSVVGAAAAYGKEALEVATTVKLARALWIIPVALSTAMVFKQQDVKVKLPWFILGFIGAMLLNTYVPATHIVGPWLVQAARLGLTVTLFFIGAGLSLKAIRSVGPKPFALGVLLWVVVSTASLYVIIHV, encoded by the coding sequence GTGAAAGCCACCCTTCCACCTCCCACCCACCATGCGGCAGCGTCCCTACGGCAACACCACCTCCCCGCTGCTAAGGCCTTCCACCAGCTACTCCTGTCCCGGATAGGATTTGTATTGATACTGGTATTCTGCCTTACGCCCTGGGCCTCGCCGCCGCTGGCTCTGGCCCTGGGGCTGTGGCTGGCCCAGACGCTCGGCAACCCTTTTCCCGCGTTTACCAAACAGTACACGGCCAAACTGCTCCAGTTCTCCGTCATCGGGCTAGGCTTTGGGATGAATGCCCACGCGGCCGTAGAGGCCGGGCGCGAAGGCATTCTCTTTACCGTTTGTTCCATTTTTGGTACGTTGCTGCTGGGATACGTGGTCGGTCGCTGGCTGAAGCTGGGTCGCCACGTAACGCACCTGATTTCCTGCGGTACTGCCATCTGCGGGGGCTCAGCTATTGCGGCGGTAGGCCCGGTTCTGCGCGCTAGGGATGAGGAAATGTCGGTGGCGCTGGCTACGGTATTCGTGCTCAATGCCATTGCCCTGTTTGCGTTTCCGCCCATCGGGCACGCGCTTAGTCTCACGCAGCAGCAGTTTGGCCTCTGGTGCGCCATTGCCATTCACGATACTTCCTCTGTAGTAGGAGCGGCCGCTGCCTATGGTAAAGAGGCGCTGGAAGTCGCCACTACCGTCAAGCTGGCCCGCGCCCTCTGGATTATTCCGGTGGCATTGAGCACTGCTATGGTGTTCAAGCAGCAGGACGTGAAAGTGAAGCTGCCCTGGTTTATTCTGGGCTTTATCGGAGCTATGCTGCTGAACACCTACGTGCCCGCTACCCACATCGTAGGCCCCTGGCTGGTGCAGGCAGCCCGTCTGGGGCTCACGGTTACACTGTTCTTCATCGGGGCCGGCCTGTCTCTGAAAGCCATCCGCTCAGTGGGGCCGAAGCCGTTTGCGCTGGGCGTGCTGCTGTGGGTAGTGGTTTCCACGGCCTCACTTTATGTGATTATACACGTATAG
- the rplM gene encoding 50S ribosomal protein L13 translates to MDHLSFKTVSVNKANANKGWVVVDAADATLGRLASQIANMLRGKHKPSFTPNSDCGDNVIVINADNLRVTGKKMTDKIYITHSGYPGGQKRINLRDKKAKDSTRVIEHAVRGMLQGNKLGAEQFRNLYVYAGVAHPHEAQQPKAVSFTNL, encoded by the coding sequence ATGGATCATCTGAGCTTCAAGACGGTATCCGTCAACAAAGCCAACGCCAACAAGGGCTGGGTTGTGGTTGACGCCGCCGACGCTACCCTAGGTCGTCTGGCCAGCCAAATTGCCAACATGTTGCGTGGCAAGCACAAGCCCTCCTTTACGCCCAACTCGGATTGTGGCGACAACGTCATCGTCATCAACGCCGACAACCTCCGCGTGACTGGCAAAAAGATGACCGACAAAATCTACATCACCCACTCGGGCTACCCTGGCGGACAGAAGCGCATCAACCTGCGCGACAAGAAAGCCAAGGACTCGACGCGCGTGATTGAGCACGCCGTACGGGGCATGCTGCAAGGCAACAAGCTGGGCGCGGAGCAGTTCCGCAACCTGTATGTGTATGCCGGCGTTGCGCACCCGCACGAAGCTCAGCAGCCCAAGGCTGTTTCTTTCACGAATCTCTAA
- the rpsI gene encoding 30S ribosomal protein S9: MEISNTSGRRKTSVARIYMQAGQGNITINGRDIKAYFSNELLENIVNQPLATVEQVGQYDIKVNVRGGGISAQAEAIRLAISKALVGDNEEVRPALKKEGFLTRDPRMVERKKFGKRKARRSFQFSKR, from the coding sequence ATGGAAATCTCCAATACCTCTGGTAGAAGAAAAACCTCGGTGGCCCGCATCTACATGCAGGCCGGGCAAGGGAATATCACTATCAACGGCCGGGACATCAAGGCTTACTTCAGCAATGAGCTCCTGGAAAACATCGTGAACCAGCCTTTGGCGACGGTCGAGCAAGTCGGCCAGTACGACATCAAGGTAAACGTGCGCGGTGGTGGCATCTCGGCTCAGGCTGAGGCTATCCGTCTGGCCATCTCGAAAGCCCTTGTAGGCGACAACGAAGAAGTTCGTCCCGCCCTGAAAAAAGAAGGCTTCCTGACCCGTGACCCGCGCATGGTGGAACGTAAGAAATTCGGTAAGCGCAAAGCTCGTCGTTCGTTCCAGTTCTCGAAACGCTAA
- a CDS encoding SHOCT domain-containing protein, which yields MEKDSSPLDTLRQLKEWLDAGTITQQEFDVLKQKLLFPTAAPASPASAPPTAPQPDLSVSLGQPIGAIPPAFPITPDPTATIAPIEDPLLPPVTTASTGGGPAMAVPPTPPAATPGFSHPLEAGRPGASPSQEDAFITPAAAAGEEYVEEAPYTAPAKSPLGTILIIGGILLLLGLVAYLMMGNRDSERLSSTNLTAADSLATRPEEGPQSEQIDLPPAAAPETIRVAPVVPFTPAPDSVAAPVTTPAEDASATPVVADESAAQARIEGVLQNYYADLQAAPFSASAYFAPRVERFYLQQNTTPAAITAELDRSHFPEFLEAQSTIEPGTLKVSPPVADGSRVVTFVEKSSALRQSLQKHQQTAAQVRVRFDKNFKIVYLRQEKLLENNFSD from the coding sequence ATGGAAAAAGACTCTTCTCCCCTCGATACCCTGCGCCAGCTCAAGGAATGGCTCGACGCCGGCACCATTACGCAGCAGGAGTTCGATGTGCTGAAGCAGAAGCTGCTATTCCCCACTGCTGCGCCTGCTTCGCCCGCCTCTGCTCCGCCCACGGCCCCGCAGCCCGATCTGTCGGTTTCGCTGGGTCAGCCCATTGGCGCAATACCGCCCGCGTTTCCGATTACGCCCGACCCCACGGCCACCATTGCGCCTATTGAAGACCCGCTGCTGCCGCCCGTAACCACCGCATCTACTGGCGGGGGACCGGCAATGGCCGTGCCGCCGACCCCACCTGCTGCCACCCCGGGTTTCTCGCACCCACTGGAAGCCGGCCGGCCCGGGGCTTCGCCCAGCCAGGAGGATGCCTTTATAACCCCGGCCGCGGCGGCAGGAGAAGAGTATGTGGAAGAAGCTCCCTACACCGCGCCAGCTAAAAGCCCCCTCGGTACTATTCTCATAATCGGCGGAATACTGCTGCTGTTGGGCCTGGTAGCATACCTGATGATGGGCAACCGTGACTCCGAGCGCCTGTCCAGCACCAACCTCACCGCTGCCGATTCCCTGGCAACGCGTCCCGAAGAAGGCCCGCAGTCGGAGCAGATTGATCTGCCGCCGGCAGCCGCCCCCGAAACCATTCGTGTTGCTCCGGTCGTGCCCTTTACGCCCGCCCCCGATTCCGTAGCTGCGCCCGTAACGACTCCGGCTGAGGATGCGTCGGCCACACCTGTAGTAGCCGATGAAAGCGCGGCCCAGGCCCGAATTGAAGGGGTTTTGCAGAACTATTATGCCGATCTGCAGGCCGCACCTTTTTCGGCCTCGGCGTACTTTGCTCCCAGAGTAGAGCGTTTCTATCTGCAGCAGAATACCACGCCGGCCGCTATTACCGCCGAGCTTGACAGGTCGCATTTTCCCGAATTTCTGGAGGCGCAGAGTACTATCGAGCCTGGAACGCTGAAGGTAAGCCCGCCCGTGGCCGACGGCTCCCGGGTAGTCACCTTCGTGGAGAAAAGCAGCGCGTTACGGCAGTCATTGCAGAAGCATCAGCAGACCGCTGCCCAGGTACGAGTGCGCTTCGACAAGAATTTTAAAATCGTGTATCTGCGCCAGGAAAAACTGCTCGAAAATAACTTTAGCGACTAA
- the rpsB gene encoding 30S ribosomal protein S2 encodes MAQTTTYKELLDAGAHFGHLTRKWDPKMAPYIFMEKNGIHIIDLNKTLVSLDHAAAAIRNIAKSGRKVLFVATKKQAQEIVTEEAKRLKMPFVTDRWLGGMLTNFATVRKSLKKMSTIDKMVKENTAYAALAKREKLMMSREREKLERVLGGIADLSRLPAALFVIDVKREHIAVKEAQKLGIPVFAMCDTNSNPELVQFPIPANDDASKSIQLIVSVIGKAMEDGLSERKVDKEDADKKQAEEEGIQEKQNADE; translated from the coding sequence ATGGCTCAGACCACCACGTATAAAGAACTGCTTGATGCCGGTGCCCACTTTGGTCACCTCACGCGCAAGTGGGACCCCAAAATGGCGCCGTACATCTTCATGGAGAAGAACGGCATCCATATTATTGACCTGAACAAAACCCTCGTTTCGCTCGACCACGCTGCTGCGGCTATCCGCAACATCGCCAAGAGCGGCCGCAAGGTGCTGTTCGTAGCTACCAAGAAGCAAGCGCAGGAAATCGTAACGGAAGAAGCTAAGCGCCTGAAAATGCCTTTCGTAACGGACCGCTGGTTGGGTGGCATGCTCACCAACTTCGCTACCGTACGCAAGTCGCTGAAGAAAATGAGCACCATCGACAAGATGGTGAAGGAAAACACGGCCTACGCCGCCCTCGCCAAGCGCGAGAAACTGATGATGTCGCGCGAGCGGGAGAAGCTGGAGCGCGTATTGGGTGGCATTGCCGACCTGAGCCGCCTGCCCGCTGCCCTGTTCGTAATTGACGTGAAGCGTGAGCACATTGCCGTGAAAGAAGCCCAGAAATTGGGTATTCCGGTATTCGCTATGTGCGACACGAACTCGAACCCCGAGTTGGTGCAATTCCCGATTCCCGCCAACGACGATGCTTCCAAGTCCATCCAGCTCATCGTGAGTGTGATTGGCAAGGCTATGGAAGATGGTCTGTCGGAGCGCAAAGTCGACAAAGAAGACGCCGACAAGAAGCAAGCCGAAGAAGAAGGCATTCAGGAGAAGCAGAACGCTGACGAATAG
- a CDS encoding RluA family pseudouridine synthase, which yields MKLPDFNDLILFEDDDFVIINKPPFLATLDERFGGAPNILRLAREKYEDIQACHRLDKETSGALALAKNPAAYRHLAMQFEDRQVKKVYHAVAWGVHHYDGLRVDRSIETTTKGKARLAYKGKPAVTLVRTLEAYARHTLLECQPVTGRMHQIRLHLAYLQAPIVGDGMYGGDDFFLSSLKKKFNVKQGEEEQPFIKRFALHARQLTFAKLNGELVTIEAPYPKDFRVLVENLQQYQ from the coding sequence ATGAAGCTGCCTGATTTCAACGACCTGATTTTGTTTGAAGACGACGATTTCGTCATCATCAACAAGCCCCCATTCCTGGCCACGCTCGATGAGCGGTTTGGCGGAGCGCCCAACATCCTGCGCCTGGCCCGCGAGAAATACGAAGACATCCAAGCCTGCCACCGCCTCGACAAGGAAACCAGTGGGGCGCTAGCGCTGGCTAAAAACCCGGCCGCCTACCGCCACCTGGCCATGCAGTTTGAGGACCGGCAGGTGAAAAAGGTGTACCACGCTGTGGCATGGGGCGTACATCACTACGACGGCCTCCGTGTGGACCGTAGCATCGAAACCACCACCAAAGGCAAGGCCCGCCTGGCGTACAAGGGCAAACCCGCCGTAACGCTGGTACGCACGCTGGAGGCCTATGCCCGGCACACGCTGCTGGAATGCCAGCCCGTTACCGGTCGCATGCACCAGATCCGCCTGCACCTAGCCTATCTGCAAGCCCCCATCGTGGGCGACGGTATGTACGGCGGCGACGATTTCTTCTTGTCGTCGCTCAAAAAGAAGTTCAATGTGAAGCAGGGCGAGGAGGAACAACCCTTCATCAAGCGGTTTGCTTTGCATGCCCGTCAGCTCACCTTTGCTAAACTAAATGGCGAGCTGGTAACCATTGAAGCCCCCTACCCCAAGGATTTCCGGGTGCTGGTGGAGAATCTGCAGCAGTACCAGTAA
- a CDS encoding response regulator transcription factor — translation MQPTANPNAYKILVVDDDPDIVELLEYNLRKEGYEVASAPDGRKALEVAPLFGPDIILLDVMMPNLDGIAACRQLREQPKFKDTYIIFLTARAEEFSEVAAFDAGADDFIAKPIKPRALLSRLAAFVRRDKDPQQVSDTIEINGLKIDRTGFAVYQEGRKISLPKKEFELLAFLAASPHKVFGRDELLQNIWGNDVFVLARTVDVHIRKVREKVGDHHIQTIKGVGYKFNTDN, via the coding sequence GTGCAACCAACCGCCAACCCCAACGCCTACAAGATTCTGGTAGTGGACGACGACCCCGACATCGTGGAGCTGCTGGAGTACAACCTGCGCAAGGAAGGCTACGAGGTAGCCAGCGCCCCCGACGGCCGTAAAGCCCTCGAAGTTGCGCCTCTGTTCGGGCCGGATATTATCCTGCTCGACGTGATGATGCCCAACCTTGATGGGATTGCCGCCTGCCGCCAGCTGCGTGAGCAACCCAAGTTCAAGGATACATACATCATCTTCCTGACGGCACGGGCTGAGGAATTCTCGGAAGTAGCCGCCTTCGACGCCGGGGCCGACGACTTCATTGCCAAGCCCATCAAGCCCCGGGCCTTGCTCAGCCGCTTGGCTGCCTTCGTGCGCCGCGACAAAGACCCGCAACAGGTGTCGGATACCATTGAAATCAACGGCCTCAAGATTGACCGTACCGGCTTTGCCGTGTATCAGGAGGGCCGCAAAATCTCGCTGCCCAAAAAAGAGTTTGAGCTGCTGGCCTTCCTGGCCGCCTCGCCCCATAAAGTATTCGGCCGCGACGAGTTACTGCAGAACATCTGGGGCAACGACGTATTTGTGCTGGCCCGCACCGTAGACGTACACATCCGCAAAGTGCGCGAAAAAGTAGGTGACCACCACATCCAGACCATTAAAGGCGTCGGCTACAAGTTCAATACCGACAACTAA
- a CDS encoding LysR substrate-binding domain-containing protein, translating to MPDFRLRVFQAVARHLSFTRAAQELYITQPAITKHIRELERTYGQRLFERRGNRISLTEAGTLLLSHADEVELLHQMLTEKLHQLHGEAAGRLRLGASTTLSQYVLPAVLPGFRHRYPQVELTLLNGNSEQIAEAILAGQLDLGFVEGRSKSQDLHYEPLLDDELVAVRRATAAGPPALPVPLSEALACPLVLRERGSGTLEVLEFALREQKIKLASLHVAFYFDNTEAIKTYLEAAPEALGFVSRRALTRELAAGLLEEVPIRGLRLPRQFEALWVQGQPLTRPAERFLRHVQGVITSGNSV from the coding sequence ATGCCTGATTTTCGATTACGTGTGTTTCAGGCGGTGGCCCGGCATTTGAGCTTTACCCGGGCGGCCCAGGAGCTGTACATCACCCAGCCGGCCATTACCAAGCACATCCGGGAGCTGGAGCGCACCTACGGGCAGCGGCTGTTCGAGCGGCGTGGCAACCGCATCAGTCTCACCGAAGCCGGCACGTTGCTGCTCTCCCACGCCGATGAGGTGGAACTGCTCCACCAGATGCTTACCGAAAAGCTGCACCAACTGCACGGCGAAGCGGCCGGCCGCCTGCGCCTGGGGGCCAGCACTACCCTCAGCCAGTACGTGCTGCCCGCCGTGCTGCCCGGCTTCCGGCACCGTTACCCCCAAGTGGAGCTGACGCTGCTCAACGGCAACTCCGAGCAGATTGCCGAGGCCATCCTTGCCGGTCAGCTGGATCTGGGGTTTGTGGAAGGCCGCTCTAAAAGCCAGGATCTGCATTATGAACCGCTACTGGATGATGAGCTGGTAGCCGTGCGCCGTGCCACTGCTGCCGGCCCACCTGCCTTGCCCGTGCCGCTGTCAGAGGCCCTGGCTTGCCCGCTGGTGCTGCGGGAGCGAGGCTCGGGTACGTTGGAAGTCCTGGAATTTGCCTTGCGGGAGCAGAAAATCAAGCTCGCCAGCCTGCACGTCGCCTTTTACTTCGACAACACCGAGGCCATTAAAACCTACCTCGAAGCCGCACCCGAAGCCTTGGGTTTTGTATCTAGGCGGGCCCTCACGCGGGAACTGGCGGCGGGGCTGCTGGAGGAGGTACCCATTCGGGGGTTGCGGCTGCCCCGGCAGTTTGAGGCCCTATGGGTGCAGGGCCAGCCCCTGACCCGGCCCGCCGAGCGTTTCCTGCGACATGTGCAGGGCGTTATAACTTCAGGTAATAGCGTATAA
- a CDS encoding sensor histidine kinase, which translates to MRFSVSSRTIAIILSLLVAAVLTTLAWLGPTLPFEQGVLAAGITVAACFLLLYLMFEALIFREINNIYEGLEHIKRKEFRRMSSKFLFRPEPLKRMRDEILDMAQRKQQEIDELKRLQALRREFLADVSHELKTPIFAAQGFVHTILDDDDVDEFTRKKFLQKAATSLDALDALVQDLVTISQLEKGVVRMRRQSFELPQLVLDIFEQLELKAARRSVTLELSLPPALVPEQVRVLADRNRIRQVLINLIDNAIKYGRENGHVRVSLQESGKGIRISVQDDGEGIPKQHQNRIFERFYRIDKSRTRESRDAGGSGLGLAISKHIVEAHRSTIRVRSEIGQGTTLEFKLPRPRRAPEETV; encoded by the coding sequence ATGCGCTTCTCTGTTTCTTCCCGGACCATTGCCATCATCCTGTCGTTACTGGTGGCGGCGGTACTGACGACGCTGGCGTGGCTGGGGCCGACCCTGCCGTTTGAGCAGGGCGTACTGGCGGCTGGTATTACCGTGGCGGCCTGCTTTCTGCTGCTGTATCTGATGTTTGAGGCCCTCATTTTTCGGGAAATCAACAACATCTACGAGGGGCTGGAGCACATCAAGCGCAAGGAGTTCCGGCGCATGTCGAGCAAGTTTCTGTTCCGCCCCGAGCCGCTCAAGCGCATGCGCGACGAAATCCTGGACATGGCCCAGCGCAAGCAGCAGGAAATTGATGAGCTGAAGCGTCTGCAGGCCCTGCGGCGCGAGTTTCTGGCTGACGTGTCGCACGAGCTGAAAACGCCCATTTTCGCCGCCCAGGGCTTCGTGCACACCATCCTGGACGATGACGACGTGGACGAATTCACGCGCAAAAAATTCCTCCAGAAAGCCGCCACCAGTCTCGATGCGTTGGATGCCCTGGTGCAGGACCTCGTCACGATTTCTCAATTGGAAAAAGGCGTGGTACGCATGCGTCGGCAGAGTTTCGAGCTGCCCCAGCTGGTGCTGGATATCTTTGAGCAGCTGGAGCTGAAAGCTGCCCGCCGGAGTGTCACCCTGGAATTGTCGTTGCCCCCGGCCCTGGTGCCCGAGCAGGTCCGGGTACTGGCCGACCGTAACCGCATTCGACAGGTCCTCATCAACCTGATTGACAACGCCATCAAATACGGCCGCGAGAACGGCCACGTCCGGGTAAGCCTGCAGGAAAGCGGGAAAGGCATCCGCATCAGCGTGCAGGACGACGGCGAAGGCATCCCGAAACAGCATCAGAACCGCATTTTCGAGCGTTTTTACCGCATTGATAAAAGCCGCACCCGGGAGTCGCGCGACGCGGGCGGCTCGGGGCTGGGCCTCGCCATCAGCAAGCATATTGTGGAAGCGCACCGTTCCACTATCCGGGTACGTAGTGAGATAGGCCAGGGCACTACGCTGGAATTCAAGCTCCCCCGCCCCCGCCGCGCACCCGAGGAAACGGTGTGA
- the tsf gene encoding translation elongation factor Ts, translating into MAAITAADVNKLRTMTGAGMMDCKKALVEADGDFEAARDLLRKQGQKIADKRSDNETSEGVVLAAVSEDGTNGKLVSLACETEPVSKVPDFKELAQRVLNTAVKTNAATKEELLATSQEDGRSLQEHITDLMGKIGEKLVVTAYENITAEKVASYIHSDNKKGVLVAMKNVGGADVTTVGRDVAMQIVAMKPVALDKDGVDSATVEREIEIGKEQARSEGKPEAMLEKIAQGKLNKFYKENTLLNQEFVKDNSVTIAQLLDKTQKGLTISDFKRVAIVG; encoded by the coding sequence ATGGCAGCAATTACAGCCGCAGACGTGAACAAACTGCGCACCATGACGGGTGCGGGCATGATGGATTGCAAGAAAGCCCTGGTGGAAGCCGATGGCGACTTCGAAGCAGCCCGCGACTTGCTCCGCAAGCAGGGTCAGAAAATTGCCGACAAGCGTTCGGACAACGAAACGTCGGAAGGCGTGGTGCTGGCCGCCGTCAGCGAGGATGGCACCAACGGCAAGCTGGTGTCGCTGGCCTGCGAAACCGAGCCCGTTTCAAAGGTCCCCGATTTCAAGGAACTGGCCCAACGCGTGCTGAACACGGCTGTGAAAACCAACGCCGCTACCAAGGAAGAGCTGCTGGCTACTTCGCAGGAAGACGGCCGCTCCCTGCAGGAGCACATCACCGACCTGATGGGCAAAATTGGTGAGAAGCTGGTCGTAACGGCCTACGAAAACATCACGGCTGAGAAAGTAGCTTCCTACATTCACTCCGATAACAAGAAGGGTGTACTCGTGGCTATGAAGAACGTAGGCGGTGCCGACGTAACGACCGTTGGCCGCGACGTAGCGATGCAAATCGTAGCCATGAAGCCGGTTGCCCTCGATAAAGACGGCGTTGACTCGGCTACCGTGGAGCGCGAAATCGAAATTGGTAAAGAGCAGGCCCGCTCCGAAGGCAAGCCCGAGGCGATGCTGGAGAAGATTGCCCAAGGCAAGCTGAACAAGTTCTATAAAGAGAACACCCTGCTCAACCAGGAGTTCGTGAAGGACAACTCGGTGACCATCGCCCAGCTGCTCGACAAGACGCAGAAAGGCCTGACCATCTCGGACTTCAAACGCGTAGCCATCGTAGGCTAA